DNA from Calditrichota bacterium:
TGTTGGGATCTTCACGTTCCGGCGAAAAAGCGACCCGGAAATCAACCCCTGCTCTTAGCCCGGACCCCGCCTCCAACAAGGGAACCAACACTTCTTCCGTGGTCCCCGGATAAGTCGTCGATTCGAGCGATACCAATTGACCCGGATGCAGGTAGGGGGCTATCGAGCGGGCGGTCGATTCGATAAACGACAAGTCCGGCTCCCAATGCGGACCGAGCGGCGTTGGGACGCATATTATGACAGCGTCGGTTTCTGCAATACGGCGAAAGTCGGTTGTGGCGTCGAACATCCCCGCCCGGCTTACCGCAGCGACGGCATCAGATGGGATATGCTTAATATAGGATCGACCCTCTTTCAGCATATCGACCTTGTCCTGGTCGATATCGAAGCCGATCACGGCAAGGCCTTTGCGCCCAAATTCGAGGGCTAAAGGCAGTCCTACATAGCCCATTCCGACGATGCCGATTATTGCGGTATGGTCCTGGAAGGCGGCGATAGACGTTGCCCGGCTGGAGGTCTCCGGTGGAGTTTGCAGGTTCTTCCTTTTCGCTCTATGCTATTCGTTCACTTGGTATAACGTCTCGACCTTGGCGGTCAGGTAATCGACCAGTGGTGTAGAATCGAGCGGTCGTCCGGTGGCGACTTCGATCAACTTCGCCGGTGGGTACCTTCGGCCGTGGCGGTGGATTCTATCGGTGAGCCAAGTCCTTAGCGGAGCATATTCGCCCATCGCAAACATCGCATTCAGGTCACCGAGGTCCTCGGATGCCTTGGCGTAGAGCATTGCCGCGTTCAGGTTGCCGAGCGAATAGGTTGGAAAGTAACCGATCAGACCGGCGCTCCAGTGGATGTCCTGAAGGCAGCCTTCGGTGTCGGTCGGGACGGGAATGCCAAAGTAAGATTGAAACCGCTCACGCCAGACGCCCGAAAGGTCGGCAACTGAGAGATCGCCTGACAATAGCGCACGCTCCAGTTCAAAGCGAAGCAGGATGTGGAGATTGTAGGTCACTTCGTCAGCTTCAACCCGGATAAACGACGACTTCACTTCGTTGATGGCGAAGTGGAACCGATCGCGCGGCACACCTTGAAACGTCGGGAAAGTTTGTTGTAGTTCTCCATACCAATAGCGCCAGAAACCCTCCGACCGCCCCACAAAGTTCTCCCACATCCGCGACTGCGACTCGTGAATGCCGAGCGAAACTGCGTCGCCCATCGGGGTGCCTTCGAATTCCGCCTCAAGATTCTGTTCGTAGATAGCGTGTCCGGCCTCGTGAAGGACGCCGAAGAATGCCGCATTCCAATAGTCTGGATAGAAGCGGGTGGTGATGCGGACATCGCATTGTCCGATCGTCGTGCAGAATGGATGAGTTGTAACGTCGAG
Protein-coding regions in this window:
- a CDS encoding carboxypeptidase M32 — translated: MSTTTYTSLKALQSEVAIIGRIEALLEWDERCYLPEKASPGRAEQLAWIAGLRHRKATDSAIGDLLGQLKGESGLSEQEQVNVREWQRDYDLAMKLPVELVEEMSRITTLAQRAWRDARENNNFQAFAPHLSKVLELKRRQADCYGWSDEPYSALLDTYEPGAKTSEVAAVLSQLRDRLVPLVRKVAEAPRRFDTSFLRSDFPVEAQRVFAERAARAIGYDFERGRLDVTTHPFCTTIGQCDVRITTRFYPDYWNAAFFGVLHEAGHAIYEQNLEAEFEGTPMGDAVSLGIHESQSRMWENFVGRSEGFWRYWYGELQQTFPTFQGVPRDRFHFAINEVKSSFIRVEADEVTYNLHILLRFELERALLSGDLSVADLSGVWRERFQSYFGIPVPTDTEGCLQDIHWSAGLIGYFPTYSLGNLNAAMLYAKASEDLGDLNAMFAMGEYAPLRTWLTDRIHRHGRRYPPAKLIEVATGRPLDSTPLVDYLTAKVETLYQVNE